The Camelina sativa cultivar DH55 chromosome 14, Cs, whole genome shotgun sequence genome includes a window with the following:
- the LOC104740655 gene encoding gamma carbonic anhydrase 1, mitochondrial isoform X2, which produces MGTLGRAFYSVGFWIRETGQALDRLGCRLQGKNYFREQLSRHRTLMNVFDKAPIVDKGAFVAPSASVIGDVQIGRGSSIWYGCVLRGDANTVSVGSGTNIQDNSLVHVAKSNLSGKVHPTIIGDNVTIGHSAVLHGCTVENETFIGMGATLLDGVVVEKHGMVAAGALVRQNTRIPSGEVWGGNPARFLRKLTDEEIAFIAESATNYSNLAQAHAAENAKPLNAIEFEKVLRKKHAQKDEEYDSMLGSVRETPNNIQPDKETKHPSNVN; this is translated from the exons ATGGGAACCCTAGGCAGAGCATTTTACTCGGTTGGTTTTTGGATCCGTGAGACCGGTCAAGCTCTCGATCGCCTCGGTTGTCGCCTTCAAGGCAAAAATTACTTCCGCGAACAAC TGTCAAGGCATCGGACTCTGATGAACGTGTTTGATAAGGCTCCGATTGTGGATAAGGGAGCTTTTGTGGCACCAAGCGCTTCAGTGATTGGGGACGTTCAGATTGGAAGAGGATCGTCCATTTGGTATGGATGCGTACTACGAG GGGATGCAAACACCGTTAGTGTTGGATCAGGAACTAATATTCAGGACAACTCACTTGTGCATGTGGCAAAATCAAACTTAAGTGGGAAGGTGCATCCAACCATCATTGGAGATAATGTAACCATTG GTCATAGTGCTGTTTTACATGGATGTACTGTTGAGAATGAGACCTTTATTGGGATGGGGGCGACACTTCTTGACGGGGTCGTAGTTGAAAAGCATGGGATGGTTGCTGCTGGTGCGCTTGTACGACAAAACACCAGAATTCCTTCTGGAGAG GTATGGGGAGGAAACCCTGCAAGGTTCCTCAGGAAGCTCACTGATGAGGAAATTGCTTTTATCGCCGAGTCAGCAACAAACTACTCAAACCTCGCACAGGCTCACGCTGCAGAGAATGCAAAGCCATTGAATGCGATTGAGTTTGAGAAGGTTCTGCGCAAGAAGCATGCGCAAAAG GACGAGGAGTATGACTCAATGCTCGGTAGTGTGAGAGAAACTCCTAACAACATACAGCCTGATAAAGAAACCAAGCATCCATCTAATGTGAACTGA
- the LOC104740653 gene encoding glutathione S-transferase DHAR1, mitochondrial → MALEICVKAAVGAPDHFGDCPFSHRAILTLEEKNLTYKMHLINLSDKPQWFLDISPQGKVPVLKIDDKWVADSDVIVDLLDEKYPDPPLKTPPAFASVGSKIFGTFGTFLKSKDSNDQSEQALLHELEALENNLKSHEGPFIAGERVSAVDLSLAPKLYHLEVALGHFKSWSVPSSLPHVHNYMKALFSLDSFEKTKPEEKYVISGWEPKVNP, encoded by the exons ATGGCTCTCGAAATATGCGTGAAAGCTGCTGTTGGTGCTCCTGATCACTTCGGCGACT GTCCGTTCAGCCACAGGGCTATTCTTACCCTCGAGGAGAAGAATCTTACCTACAAAATGCATCTCATTAACCTTTCCGACAAACCCCAGTG GTTCTTGGACATTAGTCCTCAAGGGAAAGTACCAGTGCTTAAGATCGACGACAAGTGGGTCGCTGATTCCGATGTCATCGTTGATCTCCTCGACGAGAAGTACCCTGATCCACCTCTCAAGACACCTCCTGCATTTGCCTCTGTTGGTTCCAAAATTTTTGGTACTTTTGGGACTTTCTTGAAGAGCAAAGACTCTAATGACCAATCTGAACAGGCGTTGCTTCATGAGCTTGAAGCTTTGGAGAACAATCTCAAGAGTCACGAGGGTCCTTTCATCGCCGGGGAAAGAGTCTCCGCGGTGGATCTGAGCTTAGCACCAAAGCTTTACCATCTCGAAGTCGCTCTTGGCCATTTCAAAAGCTGGTCTGTCCCCTCAAGCTTGCCCCATGTCCATAACTACATGAAGGCTCTGTTCTCTCTTGACTCCTTTGAGAAAACTAAGCCTGAGGAGAAGTATGTGATCTCTGGATGGGAACCCAAGGTCAACCCTTGA
- the LOC104740655 gene encoding gamma carbonic anhydrase 1, mitochondrial isoform X1: MGTLGRAFYSVGFWIRETGQALDRLGCRLQGKNYFREQLSRHRTLMNVFDKAPIVDKGAFVAPSASVIGDVQIGRGSSIWYGCVLRGDANTVSVGSGTNIQDNSLVHVAKSNLSGKVHPTIIGDNVTIGHSAVLHGCTVENETFIGMGATLLDGVVVEKHGMVAAGALVRQNTRIPSGEVWGGNPARFLRKLTDEEIAFIAESATNYSNLAQAHAAENAKPLNAIEFEKVLRKKHAQKDEEYDSMLGSVRETPNNIQPDKETKHPSNVN; this comes from the exons ATGGGAACCCTAGGCAGAGCATTTTACTCGGTTGGTTTTTGGATCCGTGAGACCGGTCAAGCTCTCGATCGCCTCGGTTGTCGCCTTCAAGGCAAAAATTACTTCCGCGAACAAC TGTCAAGGCATCGGACTCTGATGAACGTGTTTGATAAGGCTCCGATTGTGGATAAGGGAGCTTTTGTGGCACCAAGCGCTTCAGTGATTGGGGACGTTCAGATTGGAAGAGGATCGTCCATTTGGTATGGATGCGTACTACGAG GGGATGCAAACACCGTTAGTGTTGGATCAGGAACTAATATTCAGGACAACTCACTTGTGCATGTGGCAAAATCAAACTTAAGTGGGAAGGTGCATCCAACCATCATTGGAGATAATGTAACCATTG GTCATAGTGCTGTTTTACATGGATGTACTGTTGAGAATGAGACCTTTATTGGGATGGGGGCGACACTTCTTGACGGGGTCGTAGTTGAAAAGCATGGGATGGTTGCTGCTGGTGCGCTTGTACGACAAAACACCAGAATTCCTTCTGGAGAG GTATGGGGAGGAAACCCTGCAAGGTTCCTCAGGAAGCTCACTGATGAGGAAATTGCTTTTATCGCCGAGTCAGCAACAAACTACTCAAACCTCGCACAGGCTCACGCTGCAGAGAATGCAAAGCCATTGAATGCGATTGAGTTTGAGAAGGTTCTGCGCAAGAAGCATGCGCAAAAGGACGAGGAGTATGACTCAATGCTCGGTAGTGTGAGAGAAACTCCTAACAACATACAGCCTGATAAAGAAACCAAGCATCCATCTAATGTGAACTGA
- the LOC104740654 gene encoding isoflavone reductase homolog P3-like isoform X1 codes for MTSKILVIGATGRIGKFIVEGSAKSSHATFAMVREASLSDPVKAKLVESFRDLGVTILYGSLTDKESLVKAIKLVDVVISAVGRPQILDQINIIDAIKELGNVKRFLPSEFGNDVDRTVAIEPTLSEFITKAQIRRAIEAAKIPYTYVVTGCFTGFFVSCLGQCHLRLRSPPRDKVSIYDSGNVKAIVNTEEDIVAYTMKAVDDPRTLNKILYIHPPKNIVSQNDMVGLWERKIGKTLEKTYVSEEELLKNIQETQPPMDFLVGLIHTVLVRGDLTSFTIDPSSGVEASELYPEVKYTSVDEFLNQFV; via the exons ATGACGAGCAAGATTCTGGTGATTGGGGCGACAGGTCGCATCGGAAAGTTCATCGTCGAAGGAAGCGCCAAGTCCAGCCACGCCACCTTCGCTATGGTTAGAGAAGCGTCTCTCTCCGATCCAGTCAAGGCTAAACTCGTCGAGAGCTTCAGAGATCTTGGCGTCACCATACTCTAC GGAAGTCTAACTGATAAAGAAAGCTTAGTGAAGGCGATTAAACTCGTCGATGTCGTGATCTCAGCTGTTGGTCGGCCTCAAATTCTAGATCAAATCAATATTATTGATGCCATCAAAGAACTTGGAAATGTTaag AGATTCTTACCGTCAGAATTTGGCAATGACGTGGACCGTACGGTGGCCATCGAGCCAACACTATCAGAATTCATCACTAAAGCTCAGATAAGGCGTGCCATAGAAGCCGCAAAGATACCTTATACGTATGTGGTCACTGGTTGCTTTACTGGTTTTTTCGTTAGTTGTTTAGGTCAATGCCACTTACGACTCAGAAGCCCTCCTAGAGATAAAGTTTCAATCTACGACAGTGGCAATGTCAAAG CCATTGTCAACACTGAAGAAGACATTGTTGCATATACAATGAAAGCTGTTGATGACCCGAGAACACTTAATAAGATTCTCTACATTCACCCGCCCAAGAACATTGTATCGCAGAACGATATGGTTGGTTTGTGGGAGAGAAAGATCGGTAAGACTCTCGAGAAGACTTATGTTTCAGAGGAAGAACTCCTTAAAAACATCCAAG AGACTCAGCCTCCAATGGATTTTCTGGTGGGTTTGATCCATACAGTACTTGTGAGGGGCGATCTTACCTCTTTCACTATAGACCCTTCTTCTGGAGTTGAGGCCTCCGAGCTTTACCCCGAGGTCAAGTACACAAGCGTCGATGAGTTTCTTAACCAGTTTGTCTAA
- the LOC104740654 gene encoding isoflavone reductase homolog P3-like isoform X2 yields MTSKILVIGATGRIGKFIVEGSAKSSHATFAMVREASLSDPVKAKLVESFRDLGVTILYGSLTDKESLVKAIKLVDVVISAVGRPQILDQINIIDAIKELGNRFLPSEFGNDVDRTVAIEPTLSEFITKAQIRRAIEAAKIPYTYVVTGCFTGFFVSCLGQCHLRLRSPPRDKVSIYDSGNVKAIVNTEEDIVAYTMKAVDDPRTLNKILYIHPPKNIVSQNDMVGLWERKIGKTLEKTYVSEEELLKNIQETQPPMDFLVGLIHTVLVRGDLTSFTIDPSSGVEASELYPEVKYTSVDEFLNQFV; encoded by the exons ATGACGAGCAAGATTCTGGTGATTGGGGCGACAGGTCGCATCGGAAAGTTCATCGTCGAAGGAAGCGCCAAGTCCAGCCACGCCACCTTCGCTATGGTTAGAGAAGCGTCTCTCTCCGATCCAGTCAAGGCTAAACTCGTCGAGAGCTTCAGAGATCTTGGCGTCACCATACTCTAC GGAAGTCTAACTGATAAAGAAAGCTTAGTGAAGGCGATTAAACTCGTCGATGTCGTGATCTCAGCTGTTGGTCGGCCTCAAATTCTAGATCAAATCAATATTATTGATGCCATCAAAGAACTTGGAAAT AGATTCTTACCGTCAGAATTTGGCAATGACGTGGACCGTACGGTGGCCATCGAGCCAACACTATCAGAATTCATCACTAAAGCTCAGATAAGGCGTGCCATAGAAGCCGCAAAGATACCTTATACGTATGTGGTCACTGGTTGCTTTACTGGTTTTTTCGTTAGTTGTTTAGGTCAATGCCACTTACGACTCAGAAGCCCTCCTAGAGATAAAGTTTCAATCTACGACAGTGGCAATGTCAAAG CCATTGTCAACACTGAAGAAGACATTGTTGCATATACAATGAAAGCTGTTGATGACCCGAGAACACTTAATAAGATTCTCTACATTCACCCGCCCAAGAACATTGTATCGCAGAACGATATGGTTGGTTTGTGGGAGAGAAAGATCGGTAAGACTCTCGAGAAGACTTATGTTTCAGAGGAAGAACTCCTTAAAAACATCCAAG AGACTCAGCCTCCAATGGATTTTCTGGTGGGTTTGATCCATACAGTACTTGTGAGGGGCGATCTTACCTCTTTCACTATAGACCCTTCTTCTGGAGTTGAGGCCTCCGAGCTTTACCCCGAGGTCAAGTACACAAGCGTCGATGAGTTTCTTAACCAGTTTGTCTAA